In Kineococcus sp. NBC_00420, a single genomic region encodes these proteins:
- a CDS encoding threonine/serine dehydratase, with amino-acid sequence MDTITAQDVHDAATRITGRIRRTPVLGIGPGRWLKLEQLQHTGSFKARGAFNRQLAARERGELDPSRGIVAASGGNAGLAHAYAAAQLGVPATVFVPETAPAVKVARLGALGADVRLVGSEYAVAYEAAVGFAEAKGAVFCHAYDQPEIAAGAGTLALELLEDVPDVDTVVVAVGGGGLFAGVAAALEGRVRVVAVEPVGAPTLHRALAAGEPVDVAVSGVAADSLGARSVGAIAFDLAQRSDPVSLLVDDASITAARSDLWSRFRVVAEHGAAAAWAGVSAYGPAEGERVAVVVCGANTDPSTL; translated from the coding sequence GTGGACACCATCACCGCCCAGGACGTGCACGACGCCGCGACCCGCATCACCGGCCGGATCCGCCGGACCCCCGTCCTGGGGATCGGCCCCGGACGGTGGCTGAAGCTGGAGCAGCTGCAGCACACCGGGTCCTTCAAGGCGCGGGGGGCGTTCAACCGGCAACTCGCGGCCCGCGAGCGGGGTGAGCTGGACCCCTCGCGGGGGATCGTCGCCGCCTCGGGCGGCAACGCCGGCCTGGCCCACGCCTACGCGGCGGCGCAGCTCGGGGTCCCGGCGACGGTGTTCGTGCCGGAGACGGCACCGGCGGTGAAGGTGGCGCGGTTGGGTGCGCTCGGCGCGGACGTGCGGCTGGTGGGCAGCGAGTACGCCGTGGCCTACGAGGCGGCGGTCGGGTTCGCGGAGGCGAAGGGGGCGGTGTTCTGCCACGCCTACGACCAGCCGGAGATCGCGGCCGGCGCGGGGACGCTGGCGCTGGAACTGCTCGAGGACGTGCCGGACGTCGACACCGTCGTGGTGGCCGTCGGGGGTGGCGGGTTGTTCGCCGGGGTCGCCGCCGCGCTGGAGGGCCGGGTGCGGGTGGTGGCCGTCGAACCGGTCGGCGCCCCGACGTTGCACCGGGCGCTGGCGGCGGGTGAGCCGGTGGACGTCGCGGTGTCCGGGGTCGCCGCCGACTCCCTCGGCGCGCGCAGCGTCGGCGCCATCGCGTTCGACCTGGCGCAGCGGAGCGACCCGGTGAGCCTGCTCGTGGACGACGCGTCGATCACCGCCGCCCGCTCGGACCTGTGGTCGCGGTTCCGGGTCGTCGCCGAGCACGGGGCGGCCGCGGCGTGGGCCGGGGTGAGCGCCTACGGACCCGCCGAGGGCGAGCGGGTGGCGGTCGTGGTGTGCGGGGCGAACACCGACCCCTCGACCCTCTGA
- a CDS encoding glycosyltransferase, with protein MASVLLTSLPVQGHLGPVVAVAADLVRRGHRVRVLTGAAYRDRVERAGADFLELPAHAYAGDLDHPERRPGSSGPQALGHDLETRFVRYIGPQFAAVEAALADEPADVLITELLFMGAYPLIVREDRPRVLLLGISPLPVEGGGTAPYGLGLAPGRGPLVRMRNAALKQLIDRWVFASPQRLLVEEFRRLTGRVPATSMFDAPLTMDAVLQLGPPGLEYPRPGLPLTVRFVGPLPTPAAHLPLPEWWDDLDDGRPVVHVTQGTVANGDFARLLVPAVRALAERPVLVVLTAGGRPEAELREALGEVPDNVRTASFLDYSTFLPKVSALVTNGGYGTVTQALAHGVPLVVAGRTEDKAEVAARVAWSGAGIDLRTDHPSPRRIDDAVGRVLGEPRFRRAAARLRDEIAVAGGLDAVDELVRSSSARSPDTATTEF; from the coding sequence GTGGCCTCCGTCTTGCTGACCAGCCTTCCCGTCCAGGGGCACCTGGGGCCGGTCGTGGCCGTCGCGGCGGACCTCGTGCGCCGCGGTCACCGGGTCCGCGTCCTCACGGGGGCGGCCTACCGCGACCGGGTCGAGCGGGCCGGCGCCGACTTCCTGGAACTCCCCGCGCACGCCTACGCGGGCGACCTCGACCACCCCGAGCGGCGTCCCGGCAGCAGTGGTCCGCAGGCCCTCGGCCACGACCTCGAGACGCGGTTCGTGCGCTACATCGGCCCGCAGTTCGCCGCGGTCGAGGCCGCGCTCGCCGACGAACCCGCCGACGTGCTCATCACCGAACTGCTGTTCATGGGCGCCTACCCGCTCATCGTGCGCGAGGACCGTCCGCGCGTCCTGCTGCTGGGGATCAGTCCGCTGCCCGTCGAGGGCGGCGGCACCGCGCCCTACGGGCTGGGTCTGGCGCCCGGGCGCGGACCGCTCGTCCGGATGCGCAACGCGGCGCTGAAGCAGCTCATCGACCGGTGGGTCTTCGCGAGCCCGCAGCGACTGCTCGTGGAGGAGTTCCGCCGGCTCACCGGCCGGGTCCCGGCGACGTCGATGTTCGACGCGCCGTTGACGATGGACGCCGTCCTGCAGTTGGGCCCGCCCGGTCTGGAGTACCCGCGCCCCGGCCTGCCCCTGACCGTGCGGTTCGTCGGTCCGTTGCCGACCCCTGCTGCGCACCTGCCCCTGCCGGAGTGGTGGGACGACCTCGACGACGGCCGCCCCGTCGTGCACGTCACCCAGGGGACGGTGGCGAACGGGGACTTCGCCCGCCTCCTCGTCCCGGCGGTGCGGGCCCTCGCCGAGCGGCCCGTGCTCGTCGTCCTCACCGCGGGCGGACGACCGGAGGCGGAACTGCGGGAGGCGTTGGGCGAGGTCCCGGACAACGTCCGGACGGCGAGCTTCCTCGACTACTCGACGTTCCTGCCGAAGGTGTCGGCGTTGGTCACCAACGGCGGCTACGGGACGGTCACCCAGGCCCTCGCGCACGGGGTGCCGCTCGTCGTCGCGGGGCGCACCGAGGACAAGGCCGAGGTCGCCGCGCGGGTCGCCTGGTCCGGCGCCGGGATCGACCTGCGCACCGACCACCCGTCGCCGCGGCGGATCGACGACGCCGTCGGCCGCGTCCTCGGAGAACCCCGGTTCCGCCGGGCCGCCGCCCGCCTGCGGGACGAGATAGCCGTCGCCGGCGGTCTCGACGCCGTCGACGAACTCGTCCGTTCCTCCTCGGCCCGTTCGCCGGACACCGCGACCACGGAGTTCTAG
- a CDS encoding excinuclease ABC subunit UvrA, whose protein sequence is MARVTKQAATKAGTEPAADTHDVIRVHGARENNLQDVSVEIPKRRLTVFTGVSGSGKSSLVFGTIAAESQRLINETYSAFVQGFMPTMTRPDVDVLEGLTTAIIVDQQRMGADSRSTVGTATDANAMLRILFSRLGEPRIGSPQAFSFNVASVSGSGAVTVQKGAATKAVKASFSRTGGMCPRCEGLGNVSDLDLSQLYDASKSLNEGALTIPGYSVDGWYGRIFSGCGFFDPDKPIAKFTKRESHDLLYREPTKIKVDGINLTYEGLVPKIQKSMLSKDVDSLQPHIRAFVERVATFAVCPECEGTRLSEGARSSRIDDVSIADACRMQISDLAGWVRGITDPSVAPLLETLTGTLDSFAAIGLGYLSLERPSGTLSGGEAQRVKMVRQLGSALTDVTYVFDEPTTGLHPHDIANMNDLLRQLRDKGNTVLVVEHKPETIAIADHVVDLGPGAGTGGGRVCFEGSVDGLRASDTVTGRHFDDRARLKSTVRTSTSSLPIRGASQHNLKDVDVDVPLGILTVVTGVAGSGKSSLIHGSLPPGADVVSVDQAPIRGSRRSNPATYTGLLEPIRKAFAKANGVKPALFSANSEGACPACNGAGVVYTDLAMMAGVATTCVECEGRRFDDAVLEHLFGGKNIAEVLAMSVAEAEEFFGSGDARTPAAHAILDRLADVGLGYLTLGQPLTTLSGGERQRLKLAVHLGGKGATYVLDEPTTGLHLADVEHLLGLLDRLVDSGKSVIVIEHHQAVMAHADWIIDLGPGAGHDGGTVVFEGTPAELVADASTLTGRHLAAYVGS, encoded by the coding sequence ATGGCCAGGGTCACGAAGCAGGCCGCGACGAAGGCCGGGACGGAACCCGCCGCGGACACCCACGACGTCATCCGGGTGCACGGGGCCCGGGAGAACAACCTCCAGGACGTCAGCGTCGAGATCCCCAAGCGCCGGCTGACGGTGTTCACCGGGGTGTCGGGCTCCGGCAAGAGTTCGCTGGTGTTCGGGACGATCGCGGCGGAGTCGCAACGCCTCATCAACGAGACCTACAGCGCCTTCGTCCAGGGTTTCATGCCGACGATGACCCGTCCGGACGTCGACGTCCTCGAGGGTCTGACGACGGCCATCATCGTCGACCAGCAGCGCATGGGCGCCGACAGCCGGTCCACCGTGGGGACGGCGACGGACGCGAACGCGATGCTGCGGATCCTCTTCAGCCGCCTCGGGGAACCCCGCATCGGATCGCCGCAGGCGTTCTCGTTCAACGTGGCCTCGGTCTCGGGTTCGGGCGCGGTCACCGTGCAGAAGGGCGCCGCGACGAAGGCCGTGAAGGCGAGTTTCTCCCGCACCGGGGGGATGTGCCCGCGGTGCGAAGGCCTGGGCAACGTCTCCGACCTGGACCTCTCGCAGCTCTACGACGCGTCCAAGTCCCTCAACGAGGGCGCGCTGACGATCCCCGGCTACAGCGTCGACGGCTGGTACGGGCGGATCTTCAGCGGCTGCGGGTTCTTCGACCCGGACAAGCCGATCGCGAAGTTCACCAAGAGGGAGTCGCACGACCTCCTCTACCGGGAACCCACGAAGATCAAGGTCGACGGCATCAACCTCACCTACGAGGGTCTGGTCCCGAAGATCCAGAAGTCGATGCTGTCCAAGGACGTCGACTCGCTGCAGCCGCACATCCGCGCCTTCGTCGAACGCGTCGCGACGTTCGCGGTCTGTCCGGAGTGCGAGGGGACCCGGCTCAGCGAGGGCGCCCGCTCGTCGAGGATCGACGACGTCAGCATCGCCGACGCCTGCCGGATGCAGATCAGCGACCTCGCCGGGTGGGTCCGCGGGATCACCGATCCCTCCGTCGCGCCGCTGCTGGAGACCCTCACGGGAACCCTCGACTCGTTCGCCGCGATCGGGTTGGGCTACCTGTCGCTGGAACGTCCGTCGGGGACGTTGTCCGGGGGCGAGGCGCAGCGGGTGAAGATGGTGCGGCAGTTGGGTTCCGCCCTGACCGATGTCACGTACGTGTTCGACGAACCCACCACGGGGTTGCACCCGCACGACATCGCGAACATGAACGACCTGCTGCGGCAGTTGCGGGACAAGGGGAACACCGTCCTCGTCGTCGAGCACAAACCCGAGACGATCGCGATCGCCGACCACGTCGTCGACCTCGGTCCCGGGGCCGGCACCGGCGGTGGCCGGGTGTGCTTCGAGGGCAGCGTCGACGGTCTGCGCGCCAGCGACACCGTCACCGGGAGGCACTTCGACGACCGGGCCCGGTTGAAGTCCACCGTCCGGACGTCGACGAGTTCGCTGCCGATCCGGGGCGCCTCGCAGCACAACCTCAAGGACGTCGACGTCGACGTCCCGCTCGGGATCCTCACCGTCGTCACCGGCGTCGCGGGATCGGGGAAGAGTTCCCTGATCCACGGTTCGCTGCCGCCGGGGGCGGACGTCGTGTCGGTGGACCAGGCGCCCATCCGGGGTTCGCGCCGCAGCAACCCCGCCACCTACACCGGGTTGCTGGAACCGATCCGCAAGGCGTTCGCGAAGGCGAACGGGGTGAAACCCGCCCTGTTCAGCGCGAACTCCGAGGGGGCGTGCCCGGCCTGCAACGGCGCCGGGGTCGTCTACACCGACCTCGCGATGATGGCCGGGGTGGCGACGACCTGCGTCGAGTGCGAGGGCCGCCGGTTCGACGACGCCGTGCTGGAGCACCTGTTCGGCGGCAAGAACATCGCCGAGGTCCTGGCCATGTCGGTCGCCGAGGCCGAGGAGTTCTTCGGCTCCGGGGACGCGCGGACCCCGGCGGCGCACGCGATCCTCGACCGGCTCGCCGACGTGGGACTCGGGTACCTGACGCTGGGACAACCGCTCACGACGTTGTCCGGCGGTGAACGTCAGCGCCTCAAGCTCGCCGTGCACCTGGGCGGCAAGGGCGCGACCTACGTCCTCGACGAACCCACGACCGGCCTGCACCTCGCCGACGTCGAACACCTCCTGGGCCTGCTGGACCGGCTGGTGGACTCGGGGAAGTCGGTCATCGTCATCGAGCACCACCAGGCCGTCATGGCGCACGCCGACTGGATCATCGACCTCGGCCCCGGCGCCGGGCACGACGGCGGAACCGTCGTGTTCGAGGGGACCCCCGCGGAACTCGTCGCCGACGCCTCCACGTTGACCGGGCGGCACCTCGCGGCCTACGTGGGTTCCTGA
- a CDS encoding excalibur calcium-binding domain-containing protein codes for MREVLAATMGLLALTGSLVQGVAPASAADCLTGPVADRYAALGGTPGALGAVTGCELPTADGRGRFSTFQRGAIYYSQASGAWDVSGSFRDLWASTGFENGPLHYPVSGEVGTRGGGVFQNYQGGTLYWSPASAAHSVSGAFLALYGSLGYESGFLGFPTSQEVPVRDGGVFQVFQGGVAYFSPTSGAHTVSGSFRDLYGTLGYENGCLGYPTSQELPSRDGGVYQQFQGGVAYWSPSSGAHALCGDLLRAYGSTGYENGFLGYPTSDEYGIAGGRRVDFQHGYVEWSPSTGARVTGPAVPVVTTPPPSTPPPTPPPSTPPAAVYYANCADVRAHGAAPLYSGQPGYRSGLDRDHDGVACE; via the coding sequence GTGCGCGAGGTACTGGCGGCGACGATGGGGTTGCTGGCGCTGACGGGTTCGCTCGTCCAGGGAGTGGCTCCGGCCTCGGCGGCGGACTGCCTGACGGGTCCCGTCGCGGACCGCTACGCCGCGCTCGGCGGCACACCCGGTGCCCTCGGGGCCGTGACCGGGTGCGAACTCCCGACGGCCGACGGCCGGGGCAGGTTCTCCACCTTCCAGCGTGGCGCCATCTACTACAGCCAGGCCTCGGGAGCGTGGGACGTCTCGGGTTCCTTCCGCGACCTGTGGGCCTCGACGGGTTTCGAGAACGGTCCCCTGCACTACCCGGTCTCCGGTGAGGTGGGGACGCGTGGTGGCGGCGTGTTCCAGAACTACCAGGGCGGGACCCTCTACTGGTCTCCCGCGAGCGCCGCGCACTCGGTGTCGGGTGCGTTCCTGGCGTTGTACGGCAGCCTGGGCTACGAGAGCGGGTTCCTCGGTTTCCCCACGAGCCAGGAGGTCCCGGTCCGCGACGGCGGGGTCTTCCAGGTGTTCCAGGGCGGCGTGGCCTACTTCTCGCCCACGTCCGGTGCGCACACCGTGTCGGGTTCCTTTCGCGACCTCTACGGAACCCTCGGCTACGAGAACGGCTGCCTGGGCTACCCGACGTCGCAGGAACTCCCGTCCCGTGACGGCGGGGTCTACCAGCAGTTCCAGGGCGGGGTCGCCTACTGGTCGCCGTCCTCGGGCGCGCACGCGCTCTGCGGGGACCTGCTCCGCGCCTACGGGTCGACGGGGTACGAGAACGGGTTCCTCGGGTACCCGACGAGCGACGAGTACGGCATCGCCGGCGGGCGCCGGGTGGACTTCCAGCACGGGTACGTCGAGTGGTCCCCCTCGACCGGCGCGCGCGTGACCGGTCCCGCCGTGCCGGTGGTCACGACCCCGCCGCCGAGCACGCCACCACCCACCCCGCCGCCGAGCACGCCACCCGCGGCCGTCTACTACGCGAACTGCGCCGACGTCCGGGCGCACGGGGCGGCCCCGCTCTACTCCGGTCAGCCCGGCTACCGGTCGGGTCTCGACCGCGACCACGACGGCGTCGCCTGCGAGTGA
- a CDS encoding GmrSD restriction endonuclease domain-containing protein has product MRLTVRRARAGDRGVRRVRRVLVLGLAGVLLAGCGTAKDDAPVDPTLDALTVKGRAAKTGYSREEFGNGWVDTDHNGCDTRDDVLARDLTDVTFKPGTQDCVVLTGTLDDPYGGATISFTRGQGTSEAVQIDHVVALSDAWQKGARSWDAAKRVEFANDPLELLAVDGPTNSAKGDGDAATWLPPDRGYRCTYVQRQVEVKAKYGLWVTPAERDAMAGVLADCPATSTSTAISTATSTTSAPPVAFTSCAAARAAGAAPLHRGDPGYSTDLDGDGDGTACE; this is encoded by the coding sequence GTGAGGCTCACGGTGCGCCGCGCACGGGCCGGTGACCGGGGGGTGCGACGGGTCCGACGGGTCCTCGTGCTGGGGTTGGCCGGCGTCCTCCTCGCCGGGTGCGGCACCGCGAAGGACGACGCGCCGGTCGACCCCACGCTCGACGCCCTCACCGTGAAGGGCCGCGCCGCCAAGACCGGCTACTCCCGCGAGGAGTTCGGCAACGGCTGGGTCGACACCGACCACAACGGCTGCGACACCCGCGACGACGTCCTCGCCCGCGACCTCACCGACGTCACGTTCAAACCCGGCACGCAGGACTGCGTCGTCCTCACCGGAACCCTCGACGACCCCTACGGCGGCGCGACGATCTCCTTCACCCGCGGTCAGGGCACCAGCGAGGCCGTGCAGATCGACCACGTCGTCGCGCTGTCCGACGCCTGGCAGAAGGGCGCACGGTCCTGGGACGCCGCGAAGCGCGTCGAGTTCGCCAACGACCCGCTGGAACTCCTCGCCGTCGACGGCCCGACCAACTCGGCCAAGGGTGACGGTGACGCCGCGACCTGGCTCCCCCCGGACCGGGGTTACCGCTGCACCTACGTCCAGCGCCAGGTGGAGGTGAAGGCCAAGTACGGGTTGTGGGTCACCCCGGCCGAGCGGGACGCGATGGCCGGGGTCCTCGCCGACTGCCCCGCCACCTCCACTTCCACCGCCATTTCCACCGCCACCAGCACCACCTCTGCGCCCCCGGTGGCGTTCACGAGCTGCGCCGCCGCCCGCGCCGCCGGGGCCGCCCCGCTGCACCGCGGCGACCCCGGCTACAGCACCGACCTCGACGGCGACGGGGACGGCACCGCCTGCGAGTAG
- a CDS encoding asparaginase: MPDRSPLVVVITTGGTIASTVDEDGVSSPTLGGADLLGSAAEELGVRVRVVEALRVDSSTITLTQAWTIRTHVAEALADPAVDGVVVLHGTDSLEETGYLLDLHHDDPRPVVLTGSQRTADHPEPDAPANVAEALRLAVDARARGRGVLVAFGGRVHAAAGLAKRHTTDLDAFWVPDGPLPRMLVAPGAGDWPRVDVVAVSPGTDGALVDAVRGLGGRGIVLQGLGSGNATTDVVAAVARAVAREVAVVVTTRVPTGPVASSYGAGGGGSELAAVGAVPAGRLRSGQARVLLATLLRSGSGDLAREFARRG, from the coding sequence GTGCCGGACCGATCCCCCCTCGTCGTCGTGATCACCACCGGCGGGACGATCGCCAGCACCGTCGACGAGGACGGCGTGAGCAGTCCCACCCTGGGCGGCGCCGACCTGCTCGGGTCCGCGGCCGAGGAGCTCGGGGTCCGGGTGCGCGTCGTCGAGGCGCTGCGCGTGGACTCCTCCACGATCACGCTCACCCAGGCGTGGACGATCCGCACGCACGTGGCGGAGGCCCTGGCCGACCCCGCCGTCGACGGCGTCGTGGTGCTGCACGGCACCGACTCCCTGGAGGAGACCGGGTACCTGCTGGACCTGCACCACGACGACCCGCGTCCGGTCGTCCTCACCGGTTCGCAGCGCACCGCCGACCACCCCGAACCCGACGCCCCCGCCAACGTGGCCGAGGCGTTGCGGCTCGCGGTCGACGCGCGGGCCCGAGGCCGGGGGGTGCTCGTCGCGTTCGGCGGCCGGGTACACGCCGCGGCGGGCCTCGCCAAGCGCCACACCACCGACCTCGACGCGTTCTGGGTCCCCGACGGGCCGCTCCCCCGGATGCTCGTCGCGCCGGGCGCCGGCGACTGGCCCCGGGTCGACGTCGTCGCCGTCTCCCCCGGGACCGACGGTGCGCTGGTCGACGCCGTCCGCGGGCTGGGTGGGCGCGGGATCGTGCTGCAGGGTCTGGGGTCCGGCAACGCGACGACGGACGTCGTGGCGGCGGTGGCGCGGGCGGTCGCGCGCGAGGTGGCCGTGGTCGTGACGACCCGCGTCCCGACCGGCCCGGTCGCCTCCAGCTACGGCGCGGGCGGCGGCGGGTCGGAACTCGCCGCGGTGGGCGCCGTCCCCGCCGGGCGGTTGCGGTCCGGGCAGGCGCGGGTCCTGCTGGCGACACTGTTGCGCTCCGGCAGCGGCGACCTCGCCCGGGAGTTCGCGCGGCGCGGTTGA
- a CDS encoding epimerase, with protein sequence MKIVIAGGSGALGRRLSAHLTDAGHEVVVLTRRPVDGPHRQVGWDGRTLGPWARELEGAAVVNLAGELVDRRPTTANVDLLTSSRVDPTRALAAAAATLDEPVPVWVQASTLAVHGDAGDRLISESSPPADGPPQMAGVATAWESAAAGVNARRQVVLRTSIVLDRGTPALDRLAWLTRIGLGGRVGSGRQWFSWIHVDDWLRVVSWCLGSEEPPEGVLAVTAPNPVRNAELMRSLRRVLHRPPAPPTPAPLLHVGAVLLRTDPALGLTGRRAVSAKLTAAEFRFTHPHLDGALEDLLARR encoded by the coding sequence GTGAAGATCGTCATCGCCGGCGGGTCCGGCGCCCTGGGCCGACGCCTGAGCGCGCACCTGACCGACGCGGGTCACGAGGTCGTCGTCCTCACCCGCCGACCCGTCGACGGTCCGCACCGCCAGGTCGGCTGGGACGGGCGGACGCTCGGTCCGTGGGCGCGGGAACTCGAAGGGGCCGCGGTGGTGAACCTCGCCGGCGAACTCGTCGACCGCCGCCCCACCACGGCGAACGTCGACCTGCTCACCTCCTCCCGCGTCGACCCGACCCGCGCCCTGGCCGCCGCGGCGGCCACCCTCGACGAACCCGTTCCCGTGTGGGTGCAGGCCAGCACGCTGGCCGTCCACGGTGACGCCGGAGACCGGCTGATCTCCGAGTCCTCCCCGCCCGCTGACGGCCCGCCGCAGATGGCAGGCGTCGCCACCGCCTGGGAGTCCGCCGCCGCCGGCGTCAACGCCCGACGTCAGGTGGTGCTGCGGACGAGCATCGTCCTCGACCGGGGGACCCCCGCGCTGGACCGGCTCGCGTGGCTGACCCGGATCGGCCTCGGCGGCCGGGTCGGCAGCGGCCGGCAGTGGTTCAGCTGGATCCACGTCGACGACTGGCTGCGGGTCGTGTCCTGGTGCCTGGGTTCCGAGGAGCCCCCCGAGGGCGTGCTCGCGGTCACCGCCCCCAACCCCGTGCGCAACGCCGAACTCATGCGGAGCCTGCGCCGGGTCCTGCACCGCCCACCGGCCCCGCCGACCCCCGCGCCGCTGCTGCACGTGGGCGCCGTGCTGCTCCGCACCGACCCCGCCCTCGGGCTCACGGGCCGCCGGGCGGTGTCCGCGAAGCTCACCGCCGCCGAGTTCCGCTTCACCCACCCGCACCTGGACGGGGCGCTGGAGGACCTGCTCGCGCGTCGGTGA
- a CDS encoding helix-turn-helix domain-containing protein: protein MSSTVACHGAEVTVRPALEGLTGLAELLAAQPDSPLVLKVGRRSAAVPAELAAALREAVIALSHGEAVTLTPHEALLTTQEAAEVLGVSRPTMVRLLESGALPFTKPGTHRRVRLEDVLDYAERQRHLRTPGPRPA from the coding sequence GTGTCGTCCACCGTCGCCTGTCACGGCGCTGAGGTCACCGTCCGCCCCGCTCTCGAGGGGCTGACCGGACTCGCTGAACTGCTTGCCGCGCAACCGGACAGTCCCCTGGTGCTGAAGGTCGGACGGCGTTCCGCCGCGGTGCCCGCGGAACTCGCCGCCGCGTTGCGCGAGGCCGTGATCGCCCTCTCCCACGGCGAGGCCGTGACGCTCACCCCCCACGAAGCCCTGCTCACCACCCAGGAGGCCGCAGAGGTCCTCGGCGTCAGCCGGCCCACGATGGTCCGGTTGCTCGAGTCCGGCGCCCTGCCGTTCACGAAACCCGGGACGCACCGCCGGGTCCGTCTCGAGGACGTCCTCGACTACGCCGAGCGCCAGCGCCACCTGCGCACGCCCGGACCCCGGCCCGCGTGA
- a CDS encoding methyl-accepting chemotaxis protein — MIRTLRNLKVAAKLFAGFGVVCVLLVVLIVVGTTRLATAQGHLSDLYSSSMASVSAVDDVKASFLQMNQDLSNVALAEDDASTQAAEQAMTGDDQASEKAWKAYEASGPGAPAALRKTTRDLLDQQDQARPGAIAPAELADPSEFIAYRAQNLNPLTDKILTALDQLGAAEDEAAKATRDAGASAYHSAVALMIGLGAASLLFAVAVAVVIARSIAIPLAEVVIVMRGLAQGRLDRRIQHESEDEVGQLAEATNTSLDHLSDLVRQITDNATTLSASSEELTTVATQLSSGAAESSAQAQVVSAATEEISANIGTVAAAGEQMTAAINEIATSTAQASQTAATAVAAADDAGATIERLGTSSREIGDVVKLITTIAEQTNLLALNATIEAARAGEMGKGFAVVAGEVKELAQQTARATEEIVAKVNATQADAHAAAEAITQIGEVIASIDGLQSTIAAAVEEQSATTSEMVRNVTEVSGGSQEISANISGIAAAAEQTTTSAQHTATTAADVSRAASDLQSLVGRFTL, encoded by the coding sequence ATGATCCGTACTCTGCGCAACCTGAAGGTCGCGGCGAAGCTGTTCGCCGGTTTCGGCGTCGTCTGCGTCCTGCTCGTGGTGCTCATCGTCGTGGGAACGACCCGCCTGGCGACCGCGCAGGGCCACCTGTCCGACCTGTACTCCTCCTCGATGGCCTCGGTCAGTGCCGTCGACGACGTCAAGGCCAGCTTCCTGCAGATGAACCAGGACCTCTCCAACGTCGCCCTCGCCGAGGACGACGCCTCCACCCAGGCCGCCGAGCAGGCCATGACCGGTGACGACCAGGCGAGTGAGAAGGCCTGGAAGGCCTACGAAGCCAGCGGTCCCGGAGCCCCGGCTGCGCTGCGCAAGACCACGCGGGACCTGCTGGACCAGCAGGACCAGGCCCGCCCCGGCGCGATCGCCCCCGCCGAGCTGGCCGACCCCAGCGAGTTCATCGCCTACCGCGCCCAGAACCTCAACCCCCTGACCGACAAGATCCTCACCGCCCTCGACCAGCTGGGCGCCGCCGAGGACGAGGCCGCGAAAGCCACCCGCGACGCCGGAGCGAGCGCGTACCACTCCGCGGTGGCGTTGATGATCGGGCTGGGCGCGGCATCGTTGCTCTTCGCCGTCGCCGTCGCGGTCGTGATCGCCCGCTCCATCGCCATCCCGTTGGCCGAGGTTGTCATCGTCATGCGCGGCCTCGCCCAGGGGCGCCTGGACCGGCGGATCCAGCACGAGAGCGAGGACGAGGTCGGCCAGCTCGCCGAGGCCACCAACACCTCCCTGGACCACCTCAGCGACCTCGTGCGCCAGATCACCGACAACGCGACCACCCTCTCGGCCTCCTCGGAGGAGCTCACCACCGTCGCCACCCAGCTGTCCTCCGGCGCGGCGGAGTCCTCCGCCCAGGCCCAGGTCGTCTCCGCCGCGACCGAGGAGATCAGCGCCAACATCGGCACCGTCGCCGCCGCCGGTGAGCAGATGACCGCGGCCATCAACGAGATCGCCACCTCCACCGCACAGGCCTCCCAGACCGCGGCGACGGCGGTCGCCGCGGCCGACGACGCCGGGGCGACGATCGAGCGGTTGGGCACGTCGAGCCGGGAGATCGGCGACGTGGTCAAGCTCATCACCACCATCGCCGAGCAGACGAACCTGCTGGCGCTGAACGCGACCATCGAAGCGGCCCGGGCCGGGGAGATGGGCAAGGGATTCGCCGTGGTGGCCGGGGAGGTCAAGGAACTGGCGCAGCAGACGGCCCGGGCCACCGAGGAGATCGTCGCCAAGGTGAACGCCACCCAGGCCGACGCCCACGCCGCAGCCGAGGCGATCACCCAGATCGGGGAGGTCATCGCCAGCATCGACGGGCTGCAGTCCACGATCGCGGCGGCGGTGGAGGAGCAGTCGGCCACCACCTCGGAGATGGTCCGCAACGTCACCGAGGTCTCCGGCGGGTCCCAGGAGATCTCCGCGAACATCTCCGGCATCGCCGCGGCCGCGGAGCAGACGACCACCAGCGCTCAGCACACCGCGACCACGGCCGCGGACGTGTCCCGCGCCGCGAGCGACCTGCAGTCCCTGGTGGGCCGTTTCACGCTCTGA